GATACCAAATCACACCTTTAATGGAGTAATTGAGGAGCGGGGCTATCTCTCCATTATATAAGCCTACCGGCTGCCAACGAACAAAGGTCGTCGGCGGGATGGGGTCCATAGTGACACCTAATTTATACTGCCACATGCCTTTTAAGTCGATAGTCTGGCCTGCCCCAACCAACTGGTAAAGTTTCTCGGTGACGAAGCCGCCGCGTGCCCAACTGTTACAGTTGATGACCCTTACGACGATGGTATTTTTGCCTTCCTTTAGGAGGTCGGCGGGGATTTTGTATTTTCTGGGGGGCCATTCGTAGGTGATTGCTCCGACCTTTTTGCCGTTAAGGTAAGTTTCGTCGCCGTCGACAATTCTGCCGAGCCAAAGCCGAGCGGGTTTTCCGGCCATAGAGGCAGGGACATTAATATCTTTTCTGAACCAGACGACGCCCTTAACAGGGCCGAGGGGGCCATCAGCCCAGTGGCCGGGGACATCCATTGTTGCCCACTGCGAGGCATCATAGGTTGGGTCGAACCATGGTTTTTCGCCGGGAGCAATACCTTTGTCGGTCTGGTTGAGACGGCCATACCAAGCATCACTGGCAGCCTTATCTCCATCTTCGACTTGCTTAATGTAGGCGGGGTCTTTGAATTTTTGCAGTGTTGCAAGGTCCTCCGGAAAGGCCTTTAAGGCGTCCTCGCTCATCCAGGCCTGTGCCGGCGAGCCGCCAAGACTTGCATTTATAAGGCCGATTGGGACGTGGTATTTCTGGTACAATTCCTTTGCGAAAAAATAGCCAATGGCTGTGAATTTAAAGATAGTTTGGGGATTAGCCGATGCCCAGGTGCCCGATTCGAGGTCATCATGGGGGGCGTCGAAGTAATACTTATCAGGAACCTCGAATTGCCTTATAGAGTTATTGTCGGAATTAGTTATTTCGTTGGGGTATTTATCTTTTACCCTTTCCATTGTCAGTTCCATATTCGATTGTCCGGAGCAGACCCACACATCGCCGATGAGGATATTTTTCAGGGTTATATTGTTGGCGGCTTTAATTTCCATATTGTAAGGGCCGCCGGCTTTTGATGGAGAAAGCGTTGCCGTCCATTTACCATCTGGGTCGGCTGCGGCGGAATACATTTTACCGTTAAAGTCGATGGTTACCTTTTCGCCTGCGTCGGCCCAGCCCCAAATTTTTACATTAGCGTCTCTTTGTAACACCATACCATCGCTGACCAGTCGCGGAAGCCTGACATTGCAAAAGGCTATCTGACAAATCAGCAATACATAACAGCATAATGCCGAGCCAAGTGTTCTTGCATTCAAGTTCATAAACAATCTCCATTTGGGTTTTTATTAGTTGAAACAAGAAAGTTATTTTGGGGCGAATTTTTTGCGGTAGTCCAAAGGGCTCATTCCTTTTTGCTGCTTGAAATAACGAGCAATATTATTAGCTGCATAGGGATACCCCAGTAACTTTGCAATCTGGGACACGGATAAATTTGTGCCAATCAACATATTAGCCATCTGATTAATGCGGGTATATTTGATTTCTTCGTGTATTGAGTGGTTTAGGACTTTGCGGAAATGCTGCTCGAGGGCTCTGCGAGAGAGGCCAACCGCCTGAGCAACATCGCCGACCTGGATTATCTCTCTGGAATGCCTGCGAATAAAGCTGATGGCTTCTGCGACATCCTTGTCTTCTATGGCCATAATGTCCGTAGATTGTCTAGTTACGACGTGCAAAGGCAAGATGGTAACTTCTTTTTCATTTTCTGTTATTTTCTGGT
The genomic region above belongs to Phycisphaerae bacterium and contains:
- a CDS encoding sialate O-acetylesterase, with product MNLNARTLGSALCCYVLLICQIAFCNVRLPRLVSDGMVLQRDANVKIWGWADAGEKVTIDFNGKMYSAAADPDGKWTATLSPSKAGGPYNMEIKAANNITLKNILIGDVWVCSGQSNMELTMERVKDKYPNEITNSDNNSIRQFEVPDKYYFDAPHDDLESGTWASANPQTIFKFTAIGYFFAKELYQKYHVPIGLINASLGGSPAQAWMSEDALKAFPEDLATLQKFKDPAYIKQVEDGDKAASDAWYGRLNQTDKGIAPGEKPWFDPTYDASQWATMDVPGHWADGPLGPVKGVVWFRKDINVPASMAGKPARLWLGRIVDGDETYLNGKKVGAITYEWPPRKYKIPADLLKEGKNTIVVRVINCNSWARGGFVTEKLYQLVGAGQTIDLKGMWQYKLGVTMDPIPPTTFVRWQPVGLYNGEIAPLLNYSIKGVIWYQGESNASRNPSAYQKLFYTLIADWRQKWNQGYFPFLYVQLTSFMAAKDQPSESGWAELREAQLKTLAIPNTAMAVTIDIGEWNDIHPLNKEDVGKRLALAAENLAYGEKDVIYSGPIYQSMTTDGNKITLTFTNTDGGLIAKDSNLKYFAIAGADKKFVWANAKIQGDKIIVWNNSVPNPVAVRYAWADNPEGANLYNQTGLPASPFRTDD